In Planococcus sp. MB-3u-03, the DNA window CGACAAGTTCGCACAACGGAATGCCGAATGCGGCTGTCTTGCCGCTGCCGGTTTGCGATTTGACGGTCAAATCATTCTTTTCAAGGGCGGCGGGAATGACTTGCTGCTGTACTTCGGTCGGCTGTTGGTATCCAAGGCCTTCTAGCGCTTTTACGATGGGCTCGCTAATGCCATAATCTTTAAATTGGTTCGTGTTCATAAGTTCTCCTTCTCCGTTCATCTGTCTTATCTCTTCATTATGGCACGGATCGGGCAGTTTTGCAGTTGAGCGATTATTGCCATTATTGGTCGAGCAAGCTGACGGAGACTTTCACATCGAGCGATTGGCTGCCGCCTCTATAGACGCCCTGGACTGGACTGACATCGTTGTAATCACGTCCTGTGCCAACGCGGATATGGTTTTCCAGCGCTTCTACGTTATTCGTTGGATCGAGCCCGACCCAGCCGATGCCCGGCACCATGACTTCAACCCAAGCGTGGCTCGCTGCGTCACCGACAAGCGCGGAATCTTCCCCAACGTAGAGATAGCCGCTGACATAGCGCGCTGGGATGTTTTTGCTGCGCAAGATGCCGAGCATAACGTGCGTAATGTCTTGGCACACGCCTTTTTTCAGGTTGAACGATTCACTCGCTGTTGTCGTAACGGTCGTTGAATCGCCGTCATAAGTGAAATGATCGAATAAATATTCCATTACGTCGATAGAGTATTGCACCGGATTGCTCATGTCCCCGAGTTCTCGATCAACCAATTCCATTTGCTCTGGCAACATATACGTATATGCAGTGTTGCTCAAATACGCCATATAGTGTTCGGCAAATAATTGGGAATGGAAAATGACGTTCATCTCCGGCGAATAATCGATACGGTGGATAAACGGGCTTTTCTGAATGCTGACAATGGATGTTGCCTTCACTTCGAGGTGCTGGTGGTGTTCGGCGATAAAGAATGTCTCGACATTATTGCCGAAGATGTCCACATGATTTGTCGTCAATGTTGCCGGTGTGATGTCCGCACGGTACGACAGAAGGCGCTGGCATTCATCCGTTCTCGGTTTCAAGCGGATGGTATTCATGCTTTGGTCAACGATTGTTTCGTAGTCAAAATATTGGTATGCTCGATTTTGTATTTCATAGAAGTTATTCCTTTCATGTCCATCCCTTGGGATTGGAACGCCATCGCTGTTTCCGCTTCGGGATCCGTTAAATAATAAGTGCTGGAGAAAATCCGACTGATTTCGTTGCAGCCATCCTGGAAACGGTTCAGGAAATGCATCAATTCGTCCGAATCCAAAGATTCGATATCCGTCTCACTGAAGGAAGTGCGGACCTCGTCGAGTTTTGCGTACAA includes these proteins:
- a CDS encoding transglutaminase family protein — encoded protein: MKPRTDECQRLLSYRADITPATLTTNHVDIFGNNVETFFIAEHHQHLEVKATSIVSIQKSPFIHRIDYSPEMNVIFHSQLFAEHYMAYLSNTAYTYMLPEQMELVDRELGDMSNPVQYSIDVMEYLFDHFTYDGDSTTVTTTASESFNLKKGVCQDITHVMLGILRSKNIPARYVSGYLYVGEDSALVGDAASHAWVEVMVPGIGWVGLDPTNNVEALENHIRVGTGRDYNDVSPVQGVYRGGSQSLDVKVSVSLLDQ